A single window of Rhodamnia argentea isolate NSW1041297 chromosome 5, ASM2092103v1, whole genome shotgun sequence DNA harbors:
- the LOC115743747 gene encoding dr1-associated corepressor codes for MRKKLDTRFPAARIKKIMQADEDVGKIALAVPVLVSKALELFLQDLCDRTYEITLQRGAKTMNSLHLKHCVQSYNVFDFLRDIVSRVPDYGHGHGHSDAVSDDRTVSRRRKATIDDGNDTDEEAKKSRMLEMGHSHTGSSGRGRGRGRGRGRGRGGRATERETPHHETESSEPTTSLQPLNKNIANQGTILDPSSEPKKTTEETVTATEGSKLEAHGFDLNTQVTENEGTPAKVPAAGVSSEEPNADEAKHEEYPGWSLSEVDKMAIDPLQLANLGGRIDEDDEDYDEEG; via the exons ATGAGGAAGAAGCTCGACACGCGATTTCCAGCT GCAAGGATCAAGAAGATAATGCAAGCAGATGAAGATGTAGGGAAAATTGCATTAGCAGTTCCTGTTCTAGTCT CAAAAGCATTAGAATTATTTTTGCAAGACCTTTGTGACCGTACATACGAAATAACTCTTCAAAGGGGAGCAAAGACTATGAATTCACTGCATTT AAAGCATTGTGTGCAAAGCTATAACGTGTTTGATTTCCTGAGGGACATCGTCAGCAGGGTTCCTGACTATGGTCATGGTCATGGTCATTCAGATGCTGTCTCTGATGATAGAACAGTGTCCAGAAGAAG GAAGGCCACCATCGACGATGGTAACGACACTGATGAAGAAGCCAAGAAGAGCAGGATG CTTGAGATGGGCCATAGCCATACTGGCAGCAGTGGCAGAGGaagaggccgaggccgaggaaGAGGCCGTGGGCGTGGTGGCCGAGCCACTGAGAGGGAGACTCCACACCATGAAACCGAATCATCTGAGCCGACCACATCTCTGCAGCCTCTCAACAAGAACATTGCCAATCAAGGAACAATCTTGGATCCCAGCTCTGAGCCAAAGAAAACTACTGAGGAAACTGTCACAGCCACTGAGGGTTCCAAGCTCGAGGCGCATGGTTTTGATCTGAACACTCAAGTTACTGAGAACGAGGGCACCCCAGCCAAAGTTCCAGCAGCTGGTGTTTCATCTGAGGAACCTAATGCTGATGAGGCCAAACACGAAGAATATCCAGGGTGGTCACTCTCCGAGGTGGACAAGATGGCCATTGACCCTCTTCAATTGGCAAATCTTGGTGGCCGCattgatgaggatgatgaagacTACGATGAGGAGGGCTAA